Proteins encoded together in one Vigna angularis cultivar LongXiaoDou No.4 chromosome 5, ASM1680809v1, whole genome shotgun sequence window:
- the LOC108339695 gene encoding kinetochore-associated protein KNL-2 homolog isoform X1 yields MADSTPTATPSNDNESCVFQRTVTLYDWWLIKATNDFQGKRLAVAGVSSRKDEAMRVFVSAPVIKRYDMFSLKTADGIYLLMSGFINEQRSVQNGFDPQVLDRFLFGFPPDWESHALDFSKEESTTGNDSGSACLDDVPASCPEILSDVAIAGVENCIPTFSASPEKAQGDREKAFPENECNVSKEVAGVKVTSSRGRERRSAKLHDVEVYQRKKPSSSGLPPKNPNNKNHISVAALDNCDEVGPKSPETPIQSQPWRQLRTSSEQIVQKSASIISRTLSPKTEGCHKKKVVRPKGRNKSSSAGKSSRLKDPSHLTKGSGQKKSTASPESSSFRTSRSGRLLVPPLEFWRNQIPIYDADHVLKEIKDGASLISPCRVSSSSSSSWWVFGKI; encoded by the exons ATGGCTGATTCCACTCCGACCGCAACTCCTTCAAACGACAACGAATCGTGCGTTTTCCAACGAACG GTCACTTTATATGATTGGTGGTTGATTAAAGCCACAAACGACTTCCAAGGAAAGCGTTTAGCCGTTGCAGGCGTCTCATCGAGAAA GGATGAGGCCATGCGCGTGTTTGTTTCTGCTCCCGTTATCAAAAGATACGACATGTTTTCTCTCAAGACTGCGGATGGGATATACCTTTTAATGAGTGGTTTCATCAACGAGCAGCGCAGTGTTCAAAACGGTTTCGACCCTCAG GTTTTGGACCGATTTTTATTTGGCTTCCCTCCGGACTGGGAAAGCCATGCTCTAGATTTCTCCAAAGAAGAATCAACCACGGGGAATGATTCGGGTAGTGCTTGTCTTGATGACGTACCGGCTAGCTGTCCAGAAATTTTATCTGATG TTGCTATCGCAGGTGTGGAAAATTGCATTCCTACTTTTTCTGCATCACCGGAAAAGGCGCAGGGTGATCGGGAAAAGGCATTCCCTGAAAATGAATGCAACGTGTCAAAGGAGGTGGCTGGTGTTAAGGTTACTTCTAGTAGAGGTAGGGAAAGACGAAGTGCCAAGTTGCATGATGTTGAAGTATACCAGCGGAAGAAACCGTCTTCTTCTGGATTGCCTCCGAAGAATCCAAATAATAAGAACCATATTTCAGTGGCGGCCTTAGATAATTGTGATGAAGTGGGACCAAAAAGTCCGGAAACACCTATTCAGTCACAACCATGGAGACAACTACGCACATCATCTGAACAGATAGTACAAAAATCTGCCTCCATAATTTCTAGAACATTGTCACCAAAGACCGAAGGCTGTCATAAGAAAAAAGTCGTCAGGCCTAAGGGACGGAATAAATCTTCCTCTGCTGGGAAAAGTTCGCGATTAAAAGATCCAAGTCACTTGACCAAGGGAAGCGGACAGAAAAAATCAACTGCTTCTCCTGAGTCATCGAGTTTCAGAACATCCAGATCTG GCAGATTGCTTGTACCTCCCTTAGAATTTTGGCGCAATCAAATACCAATATATGATGCG GATCATGTGCTCAAAGAAATTAAGGATGGTGCATCTTTGATATCACCTTGTAGggtttcttcatcatcatcgaGCAG TTGGTGGGTCTTTGGAAAAATCTAG
- the LOC108339695 gene encoding kinetochore-associated protein KNL-2 homolog isoform X2, giving the protein MADSTPTATPSNDNESCVFQRTVTLYDWWLIKATNDFQGKRLAVAGVSSRKDEAMRVFVSAPVIKRYDMFSLKTADGIYLLMSGFINEQRSVQNGFDPQVLDRFLFGFPPDWESHALDFSKEESTTGNDSGSACLDDVPASCPEILSDGVENCIPTFSASPEKAQGDREKAFPENECNVSKEVAGVKVTSSRGRERRSAKLHDVEVYQRKKPSSSGLPPKNPNNKNHISVAALDNCDEVGPKSPETPIQSQPWRQLRTSSEQIVQKSASIISRTLSPKTEGCHKKKVVRPKGRNKSSSAGKSSRLKDPSHLTKGSGQKKSTASPESSSFRTSRSGRLLVPPLEFWRNQIPIYDADHVLKEIKDGASLISPCRVSSSSSSSWWVFGKI; this is encoded by the exons ATGGCTGATTCCACTCCGACCGCAACTCCTTCAAACGACAACGAATCGTGCGTTTTCCAACGAACG GTCACTTTATATGATTGGTGGTTGATTAAAGCCACAAACGACTTCCAAGGAAAGCGTTTAGCCGTTGCAGGCGTCTCATCGAGAAA GGATGAGGCCATGCGCGTGTTTGTTTCTGCTCCCGTTATCAAAAGATACGACATGTTTTCTCTCAAGACTGCGGATGGGATATACCTTTTAATGAGTGGTTTCATCAACGAGCAGCGCAGTGTTCAAAACGGTTTCGACCCTCAG GTTTTGGACCGATTTTTATTTGGCTTCCCTCCGGACTGGGAAAGCCATGCTCTAGATTTCTCCAAAGAAGAATCAACCACGGGGAATGATTCGGGTAGTGCTTGTCTTGATGACGTACCGGCTAGCTGTCCAGAAATTTTATCTGATG GTGTGGAAAATTGCATTCCTACTTTTTCTGCATCACCGGAAAAGGCGCAGGGTGATCGGGAAAAGGCATTCCCTGAAAATGAATGCAACGTGTCAAAGGAGGTGGCTGGTGTTAAGGTTACTTCTAGTAGAGGTAGGGAAAGACGAAGTGCCAAGTTGCATGATGTTGAAGTATACCAGCGGAAGAAACCGTCTTCTTCTGGATTGCCTCCGAAGAATCCAAATAATAAGAACCATATTTCAGTGGCGGCCTTAGATAATTGTGATGAAGTGGGACCAAAAAGTCCGGAAACACCTATTCAGTCACAACCATGGAGACAACTACGCACATCATCTGAACAGATAGTACAAAAATCTGCCTCCATAATTTCTAGAACATTGTCACCAAAGACCGAAGGCTGTCATAAGAAAAAAGTCGTCAGGCCTAAGGGACGGAATAAATCTTCCTCTGCTGGGAAAAGTTCGCGATTAAAAGATCCAAGTCACTTGACCAAGGGAAGCGGACAGAAAAAATCAACTGCTTCTCCTGAGTCATCGAGTTTCAGAACATCCAGATCTG GCAGATTGCTTGTACCTCCCTTAGAATTTTGGCGCAATCAAATACCAATATATGATGCG GATCATGTGCTCAAAGAAATTAAGGATGGTGCATCTTTGATATCACCTTGTAGggtttcttcatcatcatcgaGCAG TTGGTGGGTCTTTGGAAAAATCTAG
- the LOC108339695 gene encoding kinetochore-associated protein KNL-2 homolog isoform X3, which yields MADSTPTATPSNDNESCVFQRTVTLYDWWLIKATNDFQGKRLAVAGVSSRKDEAMRVFVSAPVIKRYDMFSLKTADGIYLLMSGFINEQRSVQNGFDPQVLDRFLFGFPPDWESHALDFSKEESTTGNDSGSACLDDVPASCPEILSDVAIAGVENCIPTFSASPEKAQGDREKAFPENECNVSKEVAGVKVTSSRGRERRSAKLHDVEVYQRKKPSSSGLPPKNPNNKNHISVAALDNCDEVGPKSPETPIQSQPWRQLRTSSEQIVQKSASIISRTLSPKTEGCHKKKVVRPKGRNKSSSAGKSSRLKDPSHLTKGSGQKKSTASPESSSFRTSRSGRLLVPPLEFWRNQIPIYDADHVLKEIKDGASLISPCRVSSSSSSRKD from the exons ATGGCTGATTCCACTCCGACCGCAACTCCTTCAAACGACAACGAATCGTGCGTTTTCCAACGAACG GTCACTTTATATGATTGGTGGTTGATTAAAGCCACAAACGACTTCCAAGGAAAGCGTTTAGCCGTTGCAGGCGTCTCATCGAGAAA GGATGAGGCCATGCGCGTGTTTGTTTCTGCTCCCGTTATCAAAAGATACGACATGTTTTCTCTCAAGACTGCGGATGGGATATACCTTTTAATGAGTGGTTTCATCAACGAGCAGCGCAGTGTTCAAAACGGTTTCGACCCTCAG GTTTTGGACCGATTTTTATTTGGCTTCCCTCCGGACTGGGAAAGCCATGCTCTAGATTTCTCCAAAGAAGAATCAACCACGGGGAATGATTCGGGTAGTGCTTGTCTTGATGACGTACCGGCTAGCTGTCCAGAAATTTTATCTGATG TTGCTATCGCAGGTGTGGAAAATTGCATTCCTACTTTTTCTGCATCACCGGAAAAGGCGCAGGGTGATCGGGAAAAGGCATTCCCTGAAAATGAATGCAACGTGTCAAAGGAGGTGGCTGGTGTTAAGGTTACTTCTAGTAGAGGTAGGGAAAGACGAAGTGCCAAGTTGCATGATGTTGAAGTATACCAGCGGAAGAAACCGTCTTCTTCTGGATTGCCTCCGAAGAATCCAAATAATAAGAACCATATTTCAGTGGCGGCCTTAGATAATTGTGATGAAGTGGGACCAAAAAGTCCGGAAACACCTATTCAGTCACAACCATGGAGACAACTACGCACATCATCTGAACAGATAGTACAAAAATCTGCCTCCATAATTTCTAGAACATTGTCACCAAAGACCGAAGGCTGTCATAAGAAAAAAGTCGTCAGGCCTAAGGGACGGAATAAATCTTCCTCTGCTGGGAAAAGTTCGCGATTAAAAGATCCAAGTCACTTGACCAAGGGAAGCGGACAGAAAAAATCAACTGCTTCTCCTGAGTCATCGAGTTTCAGAACATCCAGATCTG GCAGATTGCTTGTACCTCCCTTAGAATTTTGGCGCAATCAAATACCAATATATGATGCG GATCATGTGCTCAAAGAAATTAAGGATGGTGCATCTTTGATATCACCTTGTAGggtttcttcatcatcatcgaGCAG GAAGGACTGA
- the LOC108339695 gene encoding kinetochore-associated protein KNL-2 homolog isoform X4 gives MRVFVSAPVIKRYDMFSLKTADGIYLLMSGFINEQRSVQNGFDPQVLDRFLFGFPPDWESHALDFSKEESTTGNDSGSACLDDVPASCPEILSDVAIAGVENCIPTFSASPEKAQGDREKAFPENECNVSKEVAGVKVTSSRGRERRSAKLHDVEVYQRKKPSSSGLPPKNPNNKNHISVAALDNCDEVGPKSPETPIQSQPWRQLRTSSEQIVQKSASIISRTLSPKTEGCHKKKVVRPKGRNKSSSAGKSSRLKDPSHLTKGSGQKKSTASPESSSFRTSRSGRLLVPPLEFWRNQIPIYDADHVLKEIKDGASLISPCRVSSSSSSSWWVFGKI, from the exons ATGCGCGTGTTTGTTTCTGCTCCCGTTATCAAAAGATACGACATGTTTTCTCTCAAGACTGCGGATGGGATATACCTTTTAATGAGTGGTTTCATCAACGAGCAGCGCAGTGTTCAAAACGGTTTCGACCCTCAG GTTTTGGACCGATTTTTATTTGGCTTCCCTCCGGACTGGGAAAGCCATGCTCTAGATTTCTCCAAAGAAGAATCAACCACGGGGAATGATTCGGGTAGTGCTTGTCTTGATGACGTACCGGCTAGCTGTCCAGAAATTTTATCTGATG TTGCTATCGCAGGTGTGGAAAATTGCATTCCTACTTTTTCTGCATCACCGGAAAAGGCGCAGGGTGATCGGGAAAAGGCATTCCCTGAAAATGAATGCAACGTGTCAAAGGAGGTGGCTGGTGTTAAGGTTACTTCTAGTAGAGGTAGGGAAAGACGAAGTGCCAAGTTGCATGATGTTGAAGTATACCAGCGGAAGAAACCGTCTTCTTCTGGATTGCCTCCGAAGAATCCAAATAATAAGAACCATATTTCAGTGGCGGCCTTAGATAATTGTGATGAAGTGGGACCAAAAAGTCCGGAAACACCTATTCAGTCACAACCATGGAGACAACTACGCACATCATCTGAACAGATAGTACAAAAATCTGCCTCCATAATTTCTAGAACATTGTCACCAAAGACCGAAGGCTGTCATAAGAAAAAAGTCGTCAGGCCTAAGGGACGGAATAAATCTTCCTCTGCTGGGAAAAGTTCGCGATTAAAAGATCCAAGTCACTTGACCAAGGGAAGCGGACAGAAAAAATCAACTGCTTCTCCTGAGTCATCGAGTTTCAGAACATCCAGATCTG GCAGATTGCTTGTACCTCCCTTAGAATTTTGGCGCAATCAAATACCAATATATGATGCG GATCATGTGCTCAAAGAAATTAAGGATGGTGCATCTTTGATATCACCTTGTAGggtttcttcatcatcatcgaGCAG TTGGTGGGTCTTTGGAAAAATCTAG